In the Deltaproteobacteria bacterium genome, GCCTGTTCTGGACGATGTAGTTTATCATCCCGCCCAGGAAGGCGATATCCGAGCCGGACCGGATAGGCGCGTAGAGGTGGGCCTTTGAGGAGGTCCGGGTGAATCGCGGGTCCACGTTTATCAGGGTGGCACCCCTCTCCACCGCCCTCGTCACCCACTTGAACGAGACAGGGTGATTCTCGGCGGCGTTGCTGCCCATGACGAGAATCACATCCGCATTCTGAATATCGGTCCAGTGGTTCGTCATAGCTCCTCTACCGAACGACTCTGCCAGAGCCGCTACCGTAGCGGAGTGTCAGATCCGTGCCTGATGTTCGATATACACCAGGCCCAGGGCACGGAGGAACTTCTGGTAGATATAGCATTCCTCGTTATCCATAGCCGCGCTGCCCACCGAGGCGATGCCGTTGGTCCTATTGACCACCTGTCCCTTGGCATTCTTCGCCACGAAACTCCCGTCCCGGCTCTTCTTGATCCGCTTGGCGATCTCGTCCAATGCCCAGTCCCAGGATACCTCTTGCCACTCCGTGGCATAAGGGGCCCGATACATGGGCCTTTGCAGGCGCTTCGGATTGTTCGCCGACAACTGGATAAGGGCAGATCCCTTGCTGCAGAGGGAACCCTCACTGATAGGATGGTCTGGATCACCTTCGATGTTGATTACCTTCCCATTGACGGAGTTGACGAGAGCCCCGCACCCAACCGCACAGTAACAGCAGATGGTTGCACTCTCCTTTGCCGCCTTCAGATCTTTGCGGAGGGTGGCAGCATAAGCCTCAATAGGTGAGAGATCAAAACCCAGGCTCCCGGCCGCCATCCCTGCTGCTGCAGCACCGGAGATCTTCAAAAAGGTCCTGCGGGTCACTTTCATCGTCTGTTTTCACCTTCCTTTCTCTTGGATTGTCTAGAAACGGTCTGTCCAGCGAGAAAACCAAACACCTCCTTTCAAAGAGAGTGTGGAAAACCAAAGCGAAAAGGCACCGTTGGGGCCGGGGTACCTATGGATGATCCCTCTCGGCCTTTGGAAGGGGGAAAAGCGGAGTAGACCGAGATTGTGAAAACGGTAACAAGCAGACTTGGTATCATGCTTCTCCACCCCATGTCAAGCAAAATCTTTCCGGAGTTCCTGACTTTTGGAGAACACCCTTGCCTCCGAGCGACATTGCGGAAGCGGGGGGAAAGGTCGTGTTCGTGTTTCGTGTTCGTGTTTCGTGTTCGTGAGTCGTGTTCGTGGGGAAGGGCAGGGCAGCGGTAGAGGGGCCCCGCGTGGCTGGTTCCTCGGACTCATGATCCGCAAAAGGGCCCACTGGGGGGAGAGGGATGCTCAGAACCGCCCTTCAAAGCTGATGAGAGAGTGGCCGTAGCGATGGTGGGAAAAATCGGCACCCGCCTTTTCAAAATATCTGGCCCAGAATCTCTCTACAGACCGGAACTTCTTTGAATCGGATGCACTCGCTCCGGCCACGTAGACCTTGACCCCTGAGAGATCCGGAATGAGATTCAGCTCCTGCCGGCGTCGAATCACGCGGTAGATGTAGTCATCCGTGACCTTGACAGTGGAAAAGTTGTACTCCTTGGAGTCCTGAATCATGTCCGACAAAATCACCAGGATCTTCTTGCGCTTTTCGTCATGGAAAATGGTGTCGGCTATATTCAGGGAATTGAGGATCTCTGTCCGCGGGGTGCCCCTCTTGCGGGAGAGCAGCTTCTCCACCTCCCTCCGGATCTCTTCCCTGGTGTTGGTCAGCTTCTGTTCGAACTGAATCCGGTTGACCCAAATCGATTTTTTCGGGATTTCACTGTCCACCACCGGTTTGAAGTCGATGAAGGAACGGCCGGTTATGGTGCCGACCATTATCCGGTCCCCCTGCCTGAGGTCCTGAAAGATCTTCTCAAAGGCCTCTCGGTAGACCGTCCGCCTGGCACTGTTGGTACTGCCTGACATATCGACCAGAACGACAATCACTCGGGGTTCCTTTTCGTCTTCGTGGGAATTCAAAAAGGCTTTAGAACTCCCGGCCCCCACGGTCACCAAGAGGAGAAAGCACAAAAGAAGAATCCATGATAACCTAAGTCTCGACCTCTCCATTTGGATCTTCCTCCTGAGAAGGAATGAAAGGGATCAGTTGGCCGCTGCCTGCAGCCTTGTGGTAAGGGTCTCCATCTGCCTGCCCTGTTCTTCCTGTGCAAAATCGACACCCAGCTCGTGTTCCCTCTCAAATGACTTGGGTTTTTCGTGATCCGGGCGAACCCTCTGGTTGATCTTCCGGTAGTAGAAGATGATCTCCTGGGCCTTCTGCTGGATCCGATGGATCTCCTGCTGCTGCCGGGTGAGGATCTTCCTGTATTTGGCTTCGATCGACCGCATGGATTTGTTGAGCTGATTCGTCCTGCGATGGAGGTGTTCCAGCATTGGATCCTTGTCGTGGGCAAAATAGGAACAGAGAGTCGCCGCCGCCAGAATAACAAGATTCAGTCCCACAAACGCGGCACCTATCACCGTACTGCTTCCGAAACTG is a window encoding:
- a CDS encoding VWA domain-containing protein, yielding MIVVLVDMSGSTNSARRTVYREAFEKIFQDLRQGDRIMVGTITGRSFIDFKPVVDSEIPKKSIWVNRIQFEQKLTNTREEIRREVEKLLSRKRGTPRTEILNSLNIADTIFHDEKRKKILVILSDMIQDSKEYNFSTVKVTDDYIYRVIRRRQELNLIPDLSGVKVYVAGASASDSKKFRSVERFWARYFEKAGADFSHHRYGHSLISFEGRF